One genomic window of Pagrus major chromosome 22, Pma_NU_1.0 includes the following:
- the psmc1b gene encoding proteasome 26S subunit, ATPase 1b — MGQSQSGGHGPGGGKKDDKDKKKKYEPPIPTRVGKKKKKTKGPDAASKLPLVTPHTQCRLKLLKQERIKDYLLMEEEFIRNQEQMKPLEEKQEEERSKVDDLRGTPMSVGTLEEIIDDNHAIVSTSVGSEHYVSILSFVDKDLLEPGCSVLLNHKVHAVIGVLMDDTDPLVTVMKVEKAPQETYADIGGLDNQIQEIKESVELPLTHPEYYEEMGIKPPKGVILYGPPGTGKTLLAKAVANQTSATFLRVVGSELIQKYLGDGPKLVRELFRVAEEHAPSIVFIDEIDAIGTKRYDSNSGGEREIQRTMLELLNQLDGFDSRGDVKVIMATNRIETLDPALIRPGRIDRKIEFPLPDEKTKRRIFQIHTSRMTVADDVTLDDLILAKDDLSGADIKAICTEAGLMALRERRMKVTNEDFKKSKENVLYKKQEGTPEGLYL; from the exons ATG GGTCAAAGCCAGAGTGGAGGCCACGGTCCAGGGGGAGGCAAGAAGGATGACAAG GATAAGAAAAAGAAGTATGAGCCTCCTATTCCCACCAGAGTTggcaagaaaaagaagaagaccaAGGGACCAGATGCCGCTAGCAAACTACCATTGG TCACCCCTCACACTCAGTGCCGCCTAAAGCTGCTGAAGCAGGAGCGGATCAAAGATTACctactgatggaggaggagttCATCAGGAACCAGGAGCAGATGAAGCCTctggaggaaaaacaggag GAGGAGAGGTCAAAGGTGGATGACCTGCGCGGGACCCCCATGTCTGTGGGTACTCTAGAAGAAATCATCGATGACAACCACGCCATCGTTTCCACCTCAGTGGGATCTGAGCACTACGTCAGCATCCTGTCCTTTGTGGATAAGGATCTGCTGGAGCCAGGCTGCTCTGTCCTGCTCAACCACAAG GTTCATGCTGTGATTGGGGTGCTGATGGATGACACTGATCCCTTGGTGACAGTGATGAAAGTGGAGAAGGCCCCACAAGAAACCTACGCTGACATTGGAGGTCTGGACAATCAGATCCAGGAGATCAAG GAGTCAGTGGAGTTGCCTCTCACACATCCAGAGTATTATGAAGAGATGGGCATCAAGCCCCCCAAAGGCGTGATCTTATACGGACCACCTGGCACAG GTAAGACGCTGCTCGCCAAGGCCGTAGCCAATCAGACATCAGCCACCTTCCTGCGCGTGGTGGGCTCAGAGCTGATTCAGAAGTACCTCGGCGACGGGCCCAAGCTTGTCCGAGAGCTCTTCAGGGTGGCGGAGGAGCACGCGCCCTCTATCGTCTTCATCGATGAGATCGATGCCATCGGCACCAAGAG GTATGACTCCAACTCTGGCGGTGAGAGGGAGATCCAGAGGACCATGTTGGAGCTGCTCAACCAGCTGGACGGCTTCGACTCGCGGGGAGACGTTAAAGTCATCATGGCCACCAATCGGATAGAAACTCTGGACCCAGCCCTCATCAGACCTG gGAGAATCGACCGTAAGATCGAGTTTCCCCTGCCGGATGAGAAGACCAAAAGGAGGATCTTCCAGATCCACACCAGCCGCATGACAGTAGCAGATGATGTCACCCTCGATGATCTCATTCTGGCTAAAGATGACCTATCAGGAGCAGACATTAAG GCCATCTGCACAGAAGCAGGCCTCATGGCTCTACGCGAGCGCCGTATGAAAGTCACCAACGAAGACTTCAAGAAGTCCAAGGAAAACGTCCTGTACAAGAAGCAGGAGGGCACGCCGGAGGGGCTTTACCTCTAA